A window of the Cucurbita pepo subsp. pepo cultivar mu-cu-16 chromosome LG01, ASM280686v2, whole genome shotgun sequence genome harbors these coding sequences:
- the LOC111802269 gene encoding phosphoglucan phosphatase LSF2, chloroplastic, which produces MGASSLACFSSLFAVFPSHNNAHNKSLPFCSNPSKPLFRLNKIRCGLPESGIRQTPSSSRASSSKNRMEEYNLAMKKMMRNPYEYHHELGMNYTVIADNLIVGSQPQKPEDIDFLKEEEGVAYILNLQQDKDVEYWGIDLQSVIERCKELGIHHMRQPAKDFDPDSLRNGLPKAVSLLEWAISEGKGKAYVHCTAGLGRAPAVAIAYLYWFCGMNLNTAYEALTSKRPCGPSKKAIRGATYDLSKNDPGKEPFESLPDNAFEDIADWERNLIQDRVRSLRRT; this is translated from the exons ATGGGAGCTTCTAGCCTCGCTTGTTTTTCATCGCTATTTGCAGTTTTTCCATCTCATAATAATGCGCACAACAAATCCTTACCATTTTGTTCAAATCCTTCAAAACCCCTCTTCCGATTGAACAAGATCCGCTGCGGACTGCCTGAGAGTGGAATTCGGCAAACCCCCTCAAGTTCCAGAGCTTCCTCTTCCAAGAACAGGATGGAGGAGTACAATTTGGctatgaagaagatgatgaggaATCCATATGAGTATCACCATGAACTGG GTATGAACTATACTGTGATAGCTGACAATTTGATCGTCGGTTCCCAGCCTCAGAAACCGGAAGATATCGATTTCTTGAAGGAGGAAGAAGGTGTTGCCTATATTCTGAATTTACAGCAGGATAAGGATGTCGAGTACTGGGGAATCGACTTACAGTCGGTTATAGAAAGATGTAAAGAACTTGGAATTCATCATATGAGGCAACCG GCTAAGGATTTTGATCCAGACTCCCTGAGAAATGGATTGCCCAAAGCTGTTTCCTTGTTAGAATGGGCGATTTCGGAGGGTAAAGGAAAAGCTTACGTGCATTGCACCGCTGGATTAGGCAGGGCCCCTGCCGTTGCAATAGCATACCTGTACTGGTTTTGTGGAATGAAT TTAAATACAGCATATGAAGCACTGACTTCAAAAAGACCTTGTGGACCAAGTAAAAAAGCCATCCGCGGAGCCACGTACGATCTATCGAAAAATGATCCAGGGAAGGAGCCATTCGAGAGCCTTCCAGATAACGCATTCGAGGATATCGCAGATTGGGAGAGAAACTTGATTCAGGATCGGGTCCGTTCCCTCCGACGAACTTGA
- the LOC111802259 gene encoding uncharacterized protein LOC111802259, producing MSIISKSRLEAIVSAFVTVHPHEISVLLHSAFCFFFILSAYFVVLPLRDEGAISLGLSNLPSLFVGSLVLTLIAAPISSHIFSLPNLSKGKALVLIHRFFSVSLVVFFILWQSSSTVHPSKGFFTLFLAAKEDPKDYGDQSNSISSVDWYKHGWFYVSVRIGFFLWVALLNLITISSTWARVIDVMDSESGARLFGFIGAGATLGQLFGSLFATVLAWLGPSLLLFSAILMEFAARLSEGINQDMPHSGEELSLIRDADASHENDAEGLGTSAFKGHSPKSNSTMKPHPWAIFDGMLLILSSSYLLCVALFLWLSAVISSFFYLQKVSIIAITVTSSLGRRKLFALINSFIAVFILAGQLTVTGHILTIAGVTVAICASPSVAFLNLVAIAVWPTWVVIAVCETVRKVTTYVVTRPGRELLFTVVSQDEKYKAKICIDVFVQRLGDATAAGMYKLLLSTLHGKTSTISLYALPICLLWIVTAIYLGRRQSHLTRLQALSTS from the exons ATGAGCATAATCAGCAAATCTCGTCTCGAGGCAATTGTATCTGCGTTCGTCACTGTGCATCCTCATGAAATCTCGGTTCTGCTTCACTCTgccttctgcttcttcttc ATTTTGAGTGCCTATTTTGTGGTGCTTCCATTGCGTGATGAGGGGGCCATTTCTCTGGGCTTGTCCAATCTGCCGAGCCTTTTTGTGGGATCTTTGGTGCTCACTTTGATTGCTGCACCTATTTCCTCCCACATTTTCTCTTTGCCTAATCTTTCCAAAGGCAAG GCTTTGGTTTTGATACACAGGTTTTTTAGTGTATCACTCGTTGTATTTTTCATTCTATGGCAATCTTCATCTACTGTCCACCCTTCCAAG ggGTTCTTTACATTGTTCCTTGCTGCAAAAGAGGACCCAAAGGATTATGGTGACCAATcaaattctatttcttctgTAGATTGGTATAAACATGGGTGGTTTTATGTATCAGTCAGaattggatttttcctttgg GTGGCTTTACTTAATCTAATAACAATTTCTTCAACTTGGGCAAGAGTTATTGATGTCATGGATAGTGAG TCAGGTGCTAGATTATTTGGGTTCATAGGTGCAGGTGCCACACTCGGCCAGCTTTTTGGTTCTCTATTTGCAACAGTCCTGGCTTGGTTGGGGCCCT CTCTTCTCCTCTTTTCTGCCATACTCATGGAATTCGCTGCACGATTGTCTGAAGGGATAAACCAGGATATGCCTCACTCTGGTGAAGAATTATCTCTCATCAG GGATGCAGATGCTAGTCATGAGAATGATGCTGAAGGGCTGGGTACATCAGCTTTTAAAGGCCATTCTCCCAAATCAAATTCTACAATGAAGCCTCACCCATGGGCGATCTTCGATGGAATGCTGCTCATCTTATCGTCCTCCTACTTGTTGTGTGTAGCGTTGTTCCTATGGCTGAGCGCTGTTATCTCATCCTTCTTCTACCTGCAG AAAGTGAGTATAATTGCCATTACAGTCACTAGTTCTCTTGGCAGAAGAAAATTGTTTGCCCTGATAAATAGCTTCATTGCTGTTTTTATCCTTGCTGGCCAGCTTACTGTAACG GGTCACATTCTTACCATAGCTGGTGTTACCGTAGCTATCTGTGCTTCACCATCAGTTGCCTTCTTAAATTTGGTTGCAATTGCTGTGTGGCCAACTTGGGTAGTCATTGCTGTTTGTGAGACTGTGCGCAAG GTTACTACTTATGTTGTTACTCGGCCCGGGAGAGAGCTCCTGTTTACCGTTGTATCGCAAGATGAGAAGTACAAAGCCAAG ATATGTATTGATGTGTTTGTTCAAAGACTAGGGGATGCTACAGCAGCAGGGATGTACAAATTACTCCTCAGCACTCTCCATGGAAAAACTTCAACTATTTCGCTCTACGCTCTACCC ATATGTTTGTTGTGGATTGTCACTGCAATCTATTTAGGACGTCGCCAGTCTCACCTCACACGTCTTCAGGCACTCTCCACATCCTAG